A stretch of the Azorhizobium caulinodans ORS 571 genome encodes the following:
- a CDS encoding RlmE family RNA methyltransferase, with protein sequence MSSSPRSPDARPLKVRVKSARTRSSSSQKWLQRQLNDPYVARAKREGWRSRAAFKLIEMDEKLHVLKRGMRIVDLGAAPGGWSQVAAKKIGAAEGQGKIVAIDLLEMDAVTGVMFAQMDFLDPTAPERLFAMLDGKADLVMSDMAANTTGHKKTDHLKIIALVELAADFARQVLAPGGAFIAKVFQGGTEGTLLADLKRDYAQVRHLKPAASRADSAELYLVATGFRGSADRTEDETDEA encoded by the coding sequence TTGAGTTCCTCCCCCCGCAGTCCCGACGCACGTCCCCTCAAGGTGCGCGTGAAGTCGGCACGCACCCGCTCGTCCTCGTCCCAGAAGTGGCTCCAGCGCCAGCTCAACGATCCCTATGTGGCCCGCGCCAAGCGCGAGGGCTGGCGCTCGCGTGCCGCCTTCAAGCTGATCGAGATGGACGAAAAGCTCCACGTCCTGAAGCGGGGCATGCGCATCGTGGACCTTGGCGCCGCCCCCGGCGGCTGGAGCCAGGTGGCGGCCAAGAAGATCGGCGCGGCGGAAGGGCAGGGCAAGATCGTCGCCATCGACCTTCTGGAGATGGATGCGGTGACGGGCGTCATGTTCGCCCAGATGGACTTCCTCGATCCCACTGCCCCCGAGCGGCTGTTCGCCATGCTGGACGGCAAGGCGGACCTCGTGATGTCGGACATGGCGGCCAACACCACCGGCCACAAGAAGACCGACCATCTCAAGATCATCGCCCTCGTGGAACTGGCGGCGGATTTCGCCCGGCAGGTTCTGGCGCCGGGCGGGGCCTTCATCGCGAAGGTGTTCCAGGGCGGCACCGAGGGCACGCTGCTGGCCGACCTGAAGCGCGACTATGCGCAGGTGCGCCATCTGAAGCCGGCGGCGAGCCGTGCGGATTCGGCCGAGCTCTATCTCGTCGCGACCGGTTTTCGCGGCAGCGCCGACCGGACGGAAGACGAGACGGACGAGGCCTGA
- a CDS encoding Ppx/GppA phosphatase family protein yields MGTRFGYPGSDNLYAALDLGTNNCRLLVARPTARNFRVVDAFSRIVRLGEGLGASGRLSAAAMGRAVGALEVCAGKIQARGVKRMRVIATEACRAAANGDEFCSVVEDRTGLVLEVVDRRTEAGLAAAGCAPLVDPNCDGAILFDIGGGSTEVVWLGRRAAGDDGPPRARIRSWASLPVGVVSLAERHGGVKVSCDLFHRMVAEVVDMLEGVRQSWGLRQPGRMHLLGTSGTVTTVAGIHLGLDRYDRTRVDGAWLYADDICEVVDRLMGMSFEERVSNPCIGAQRADLVLAGCAIMEAVRETFPAERLRVADRGLREGMLVQLMRADGVWKRHRAQPSYSESCT; encoded by the coding sequence ATGGGCACGCGGTTCGGCTATCCCGGCAGCGACAACCTCTATGCCGCGCTGGACCTTGGCACCAACAACTGCCGTTTGCTTGTGGCCAGGCCCACGGCCCGCAACTTCCGCGTGGTCGATGCCTTCTCGCGCATCGTCCGCCTCGGCGAGGGGCTTGGCGCCAGCGGACGGCTGAGCGCGGCGGCCATGGGTCGTGCGGTGGGTGCGCTCGAGGTCTGCGCAGGCAAGATCCAGGCACGGGGCGTGAAGCGCATGCGCGTCATTGCCACCGAAGCCTGCCGTGCTGCGGCGAATGGCGATGAGTTCTGCTCGGTGGTGGAAGACCGCACCGGCCTCGTGCTGGAAGTGGTCGACCGCCGCACCGAGGCGGGCCTCGCTGCCGCCGGCTGCGCGCCCCTCGTCGATCCCAATTGCGACGGCGCCATCCTGTTCGACATCGGCGGCGGCTCCACGGAAGTGGTGTGGCTCGGCCGCCGGGCGGCGGGCGACGATGGTCCGCCGCGTGCCCGCATCCGCTCCTGGGCCTCGCTGCCGGTGGGCGTCGTGTCGCTCGCCGAGCGGCACGGCGGGGTGAAGGTGTCCTGCGATCTCTTCCACCGCATGGTGGCCGAAGTGGTGGATATGCTGGAAGGCGTGCGCCAGAGCTGGGGCCTGCGACAGCCGGGCCGGATGCATCTGCTCGGCACCTCCGGCACCGTGACCACCGTCGCCGGCATCCACCTCGGCCTCGACCGCTACGACCGCACCCGTGTGGACGGTGCCTGGCTTTATGCGGACGACATCTGCGAGGTGGTGGACCGCCTCATGGGGATGTCGTTCGAGGAGCGGGTGTCCAATCCCTGCATCGGCGCCCAGCGGGCGGACCTCGTTCTGGCCGGCTGCGCCATCATGGAGGCGGTCCGCGAGACTTTCCCCGCCGAGCGCCTGCGCGTGGCCGACCGTGGCCTGCGCGAAGGCATGCTGGTGCAGCTCATGCGCGCCGATGGTGTATGGAAGCGGCATCGCGCGCAGCCCAGCTATTCGGAGTCCTGTACTTGA
- a CDS encoding transaldolase family protein has translation MSVTLADLKVKLFTDGAEKAQIVEMAKQPHIAGFTTNPSLLRKAGVTDYEAYARDLVAAVPDRHISFEVFSDELPEIRAQAAVIATWGAHVHVKLPITNTKGESLLPMVRDLVQDGVKVNLTAVFSERQVEEGVAALAGGAPSIISVFAGRLADLGIDYLPAITKAVALSRATPNVEVIWASTREVWNVIEADRLGVHIITAPADVLKKLPALGSRTADELSLDAVKAFRTDALAAGLTLDVTGRAAAE, from the coding sequence ATGTCCGTGACCCTGGCCGATCTGAAGGTGAAGCTGTTCACCGATGGCGCCGAGAAGGCGCAGATCGTGGAGATGGCCAAGCAGCCCCATATCGCGGGCTTCACCACGAACCCGTCGCTGCTGCGCAAGGCGGGTGTCACGGATTACGAGGCCTATGCCCGCGATCTCGTCGCCGCCGTGCCGGACCGTCACATCTCCTTCGAGGTGTTCTCGGACGAACTGCCGGAAATCCGTGCGCAGGCGGCGGTGATCGCCACCTGGGGCGCGCATGTGCATGTGAAGCTGCCCATCACCAACACCAAGGGCGAATCGCTGCTCCCCATGGTGCGTGATCTGGTGCAGGACGGCGTGAAGGTGAACCTCACCGCCGTCTTCTCCGAGCGGCAGGTGGAGGAGGGCGTCGCGGCGCTCGCGGGCGGCGCGCCTTCCATCATCTCTGTCTTCGCCGGCCGGCTCGCCGATCTCGGCATCGACTACCTGCCCGCCATCACCAAGGCGGTGGCCCTCTCCCGCGCCACGCCGAACGTCGAGGTCATCTGGGCCTCCACCCGCGAGGTCTGGAACGTCATCGAGGCGGACCGGCTCGGCGTCCACATCATCACCGCTCCGGCGGACGTGCTGAAGAAGCTGCCCGCCCTCGGCAGCCGGACCGCCGACGAACTGTCGCTCGATGCCGTGAAAGCCTTTCGCACGGATGCCCTTGCGGCAGGTCTGACGCTGGACGTGACCGGGCGCGCGGCGGCGGAATGA
- a CDS encoding chorismate mutase, which produces MRKPILAMSALLALLAAGPLQAQDAPPPRPLDVLRTEIDRVDGEILALLNARAAIVDEVGRGKAGANAVVFRPGRQAALIRKLAAVQGRQKPATIARVWTAVIAGSILQQKADFSVAVADAGDGATELLAQDYFGAQMPRQRLASADAAIAAVSEHRADVAVVRLDGPWWNRLPEGMHVVAAVPFVAPSEKAPAAYIVARQDIDPSGDDVTLVRLPADVAPDGAQQLAADGGFKLWAFAKGAPLPTNAEPIGIHARPLVIGGTDKTPAPK; this is translated from the coding sequence ATGCGAAAGCCCATCCTAGCAATGAGCGCCCTTCTGGCGCTGCTCGCCGCCGGCCCGCTGCAGGCGCAGGACGCGCCGCCGCCGCGACCGCTTGATGTGCTGCGGACCGAAATCGACCGCGTCGACGGTGAGATCCTGGCACTGCTGAATGCCCGCGCCGCCATCGTGGACGAGGTGGGCCGCGGCAAGGCGGGGGCGAATGCCGTGGTGTTCCGGCCCGGCCGGCAGGCGGCGCTCATCCGCAAACTTGCGGCCGTGCAGGGCCGGCAGAAGCCCGCCACCATCGCGCGGGTGTGGACCGCCGTCATTGCCGGCTCCATCCTCCAGCAGAAGGCGGATTTCTCCGTCGCGGTGGCCGATGCGGGCGACGGCGCGACCGAACTGTTGGCGCAGGATTATTTCGGCGCGCAGATGCCGCGCCAGCGGCTCGCCTCCGCCGATGCCGCCATCGCCGCAGTCAGCGAGCATCGCGCCGACGTGGCGGTTGTGCGCCTCGACGGTCCCTGGTGGAACCGCCTGCCGGAGGGGATGCATGTCGTCGCCGCCGTGCCCTTCGTCGCGCCTTCCGAAAAGGCGCCCGCTGCCTATATCGTGGCGCGGCAGGACATCGATCCGTCAGGAGACGACGTTACGCTGGTCCGTCTGCCGGCGGATGTGGCGCCCGATGGCGCGCAGCAGCTGGCGGCGGATGGCGGCTTCAAGCTCTGGGCCTTCGCCAAGGGCGCGCCGCTGCCGACCAATGCCGAGCCCATCGGCATCCATGCCCGCCCGCTGGTGATCGGCGGGACGGACAAGACGCCCGCGCCGAAGTAG
- the pncB gene encoding nicotinate phosphoribosyltransferase: MTDIATRVYNHTWKIDPIVRSVLDTDFYKLLMGQMIFRRHRDVQVAFGIHNRTSRVRLAEIIDDGALREQLDHVRSLSLSRGESTWLRGNMFYGKRQMFAPDYLAWLENFRFPAYHLEKRDGQYELIFEGPWIETTMWEVPALAVINELRSRAVLKGLGRFELQVLYARAMTRVWEKIEFLKSLGPVNLADFGTRRRHGFLWQDWCVQALSEGLGPTFLGTSNCLIAMRREVEATGTNAHELPMVYAALAQDDAALAAAPYEVLADWQQEYDGNLRIILPDTYGSTGFLAHAPDWVAGWTGIRIDSKDPLEGGEEAIAWWTARGQNPQEKLAIFSDGLDADEVARIHARFKGRMRLGFGWGTLLTNDFRGLASDGVLDPISIVCKVISANGRPAVKLSDNPTKAMGPPDQIARYRRVFEVGAQAERRVVV; the protein is encoded by the coding sequence ATGACCGACATCGCCACCCGCGTCTATAATCATACGTGGAAGATCGACCCCATCGTCCGTTCGGTCCTCGACACGGATTTCTACAAGCTGCTCATGGGGCAGATGATCTTCCGGCGGCACCGGGACGTGCAGGTGGCCTTCGGCATCCACAACCGCACCAGCCGCGTGCGCCTGGCCGAGATCATCGACGACGGTGCGCTGCGCGAGCAACTGGATCATGTGCGCTCGCTCTCCCTGTCGCGGGGCGAATCCACCTGGCTGCGCGGCAACATGTTCTACGGCAAGCGGCAGATGTTTGCGCCGGACTATCTGGCCTGGCTGGAGAACTTCCGATTCCCCGCCTATCATCTGGAAAAGCGCGACGGGCAGTATGAGCTGATCTTCGAGGGACCGTGGATCGAGACCACCATGTGGGAGGTTCCGGCCCTCGCCGTCATCAACGAATTGCGCTCGCGGGCGGTGCTGAAGGGGCTCGGACGCTTCGAGCTTCAGGTGCTCTATGCCCGCGCCATGACGCGGGTGTGGGAGAAGATCGAGTTCCTGAAAAGCCTCGGCCCGGTCAATCTCGCGGACTTCGGCACCCGGCGCCGCCACGGCTTCCTGTGGCAGGACTGGTGCGTGCAGGCGCTGAGCGAGGGGCTTGGCCCCACCTTCCTCGGCACCTCGAACTGCCTCATCGCCATGCGCCGCGAGGTGGAGGCAACCGGCACCAACGCCCACGAGCTTCCCATGGTCTATGCCGCGCTCGCGCAGGACGATGCGGCGCTGGCCGCCGCGCCCTATGAGGTGCTTGCCGACTGGCAGCAGGAATATGATGGCAACCTGCGCATCATCCTGCCGGACACCTATGGCAGCACGGGCTTCCTCGCCCATGCGCCGGACTGGGTGGCGGGCTGGACCGGCATCCGCATCGACAGCAAGGACCCGCTGGAAGGGGGCGAGGAAGCGATCGCCTGGTGGACGGCGCGCGGGCAGAATCCGCAGGAAAAGCTGGCCATCTTCTCGGACGGGCTCGATGCGGACGAGGTGGCCCGCATCCATGCCCGGTTCAAGGGGCGGATGCGGCTCGGTTTCGGCTGGGGGACGCTGCTGACGAACGACTTCCGGGGCCTGGCGTCCGATGGGGTCCTCGACCCCATTTCCATCGTATGCAAGGTGATCTCGGCCAATGGCCGCCCGGCGGTGAAGCTCTCCGACAATCCCACCAAGGCCATGGGGCCGCCGGACCAGATCGCCCGCTACCGGCGGGTGTTCGAGGTGGGCGCGCAGGCCGAGCGGCGGGTGGTGGTGTAA
- a CDS encoding DUF2934 domain-containing protein: MGRIDERIRARAQRIWEEEGRPSDKADMHWERAKQIVAMEESDRLAASPCPQADGTETPRTRATTDAAGGGPSKDARST, from the coding sequence ATGGGACGCATCGACGAGCGCATCCGCGCGCGGGCGCAACGCATCTGGGAAGAGGAAGGCCGCCCTTCGGACAAGGCGGACATGCATTGGGAACGCGCCAAGCAGATCGTCGCCATGGAGGAAAGCGACCGTCTCGCCGCGAGCCCCTGCCCTCAGGCTGACGGGACGGAGACCCCGCGGACCCGCGCCACAACGGACGCGGCCGGCGGCGGCCCGTCCAAGGACGCCCGCTCGACGTGA
- a CDS encoding flagellin, with protein MTSIITNNAASVALATLRSINDSLNTTNDRVSTGKKINSAADGAAYWNISTTLTSDNGALGAVKDAINLDMSSVKTTNTGLTQIMNSLNTIKQALVSAQSSTADRTSLQKNIANAVSDISSAASSAVVNGANWLSVDSSATGFNANKSLLANFSRASGVVTVGTTTLDTGAFAVYDAKTNSTSTGTSSTIDTAVTAVATSASVSGGLTVAVGTNAGNLKGFMDTTYSISGSVGGTTVAAFTASIANIDISSLTSSDVDLAKLSSYMKIVSATIDGLQAGSTALGTTQTRLTSQQNFAQSLIDINTSSIGSLVDANMEEESTKLKALQTQQQLAVQSLSIANNSTSNIMTLFR; from the coding sequence ATGACCAGCATCATCACCAACAATGCCGCCAGCGTTGCTCTCGCGACCCTGCGCTCCATCAATGATAGCCTCAACACCACCAACGACCGCGTCTCCACCGGCAAGAAGATCAATTCTGCCGCTGACGGCGCCGCCTACTGGAACATCTCCACCACCCTGACGTCGGACAACGGCGCGCTCGGCGCGGTGAAGGATGCCATCAACCTCGACATGTCCTCGGTGAAGACCACCAATACCGGTCTCACCCAGATCATGAACAGCCTGAACACCATCAAGCAGGCCCTGGTCAGCGCCCAGTCCTCCACGGCTGATCGCACCTCCCTGCAGAAGAACATCGCCAACGCCGTCTCCGACATCTCGTCGGCGGCTTCCTCGGCGGTGGTGAACGGCGCCAACTGGCTCTCGGTCGACAGCTCGGCCACGGGCTTCAACGCCAACAAGAGCCTGCTCGCCAACTTCTCGCGCGCCAGCGGCGTCGTGACGGTCGGCACCACCACGCTCGATACCGGTGCCTTCGCCGTCTATGACGCGAAGACCAACTCGACGTCCACGGGTACCAGCTCCACGATCGACACGGCCGTGACTGCGGTTGCCACCAGCGCGTCCGTCTCCGGCGGTCTGACCGTCGCTGTCGGCACCAACGCCGGCAACCTCAAGGGCTTCATGGACACCACCTACTCGATCAGCGGTTCCGTCGGCGGGACCACGGTCGCGGCGTTCACGGCGTCCATCGCCAACATCGACATCTCCTCGCTCACCAGCAGCGATGTCGACCTGGCGAAGCTCTCCTCCTACATGAAGATCGTGTCCGCCACGATCGACGGCCTGCAGGCCGGTTCGACGGCTCTCGGCACCACCCAGACCCGCCTGACCTCGCAGCAGAACTTCGCCCAGTCCCTGATCGACATCAACACGTCGTCGATCGGCTCGCTGGTCGATGCCAACATGGAAGAAGAGTCCACGAAGCTGAAGGCCCTGCAGACCCAGCAGCAGCTGGCGGTGCAGTCGCTCTCCATCGCGAACAACTCGACCTCCAACATCATGACCCTCTTCCGTTGA
- a CDS encoding GGDEF domain-containing protein, translated as MRLDETCFLILRLATSGLCMWAAVLSLLHAQHYVRNLRRPATLRYAGAIIVLVIGALALASGYNESIVHHGREIAVLDWAWAVSDVLILIFYILALRTLRHRDLREARLMIESRRDVLTQLPNRAGFDEQAMRILGDCQRAGLPAAVALFDIDHFKKINDGWGHPAGDAVLKNLADAAQDVTRSTDAFARFGGEEFVMILKGVSAEAAFVHVERIRRAISRDVPHPSGSGRITVSAGLADVRTYDQAGLTAAISRADEALYAAKAAGRDRTMLAATDAATAAASA; from the coding sequence GTGCGCCTCGACGAGACATGCTTCCTCATCCTGCGGCTCGCGACGTCGGGATTGTGCATGTGGGCGGCCGTCCTGTCGCTGCTGCATGCGCAGCACTATGTGCGAAACCTGCGGCGGCCGGCGACGCTGCGTTATGCAGGAGCGATCATCGTGCTGGTGATCGGCGCCCTGGCACTGGCCTCGGGCTATAACGAGAGCATCGTTCATCACGGGCGCGAGATCGCCGTTCTGGACTGGGCCTGGGCGGTCTCGGACGTACTGATCCTCATCTTCTACATTCTCGCCTTGCGCACCCTGCGGCATCGGGATCTGCGCGAAGCACGGCTGATGATCGAAAGCCGCCGGGACGTCCTCACCCAACTGCCCAATCGCGCCGGTTTCGACGAACAGGCGATGCGCATTCTTGGGGATTGCCAGCGCGCGGGACTGCCCGCCGCCGTCGCACTGTTCGACATCGACCACTTCAAGAAGATCAATGACGGCTGGGGGCATCCGGCCGGCGACGCAGTGCTGAAGAACCTCGCCGACGCGGCGCAGGACGTGACCCGGAGCACAGACGCCTTCGCGCGCTTCGGCGGCGAGGAATTCGTCATGATCCTCAAGGGCGTGAGTGCCGAGGCCGCTTTCGTGCATGTGGAGCGTATCCGCCGGGCCATCTCGCGCGACGTGCCACACCCCTCGGGCAGCGGCCGCATCACCGTATCTGCCGGCCTCGCCGACGTGCGGACCTATGATCAAGCCGGCCTCACCGCCGCGATCTCCCGCGCCGACGAGGCGCTCTATGCGGCAAAGGCCGCTGGACGCGACCGGACCATGCTGGCCGCCACCGATGCAGCGACGGCCGCGGCATCGGCCTGA
- a CDS encoding AAA family ATPase, whose amino-acid sequence MNRSILGQPQFVDLLLVAVIADGHLLVEGAPGLAKTKAIKALSKAIDCNEQRIQFTPDLLPSDLTGTDIYRPEDGSFRFQPGPVFHNFILADEINRAPAKVQAALLEAMAERQVTVGGATYALPKLFLVMATQNPIEQEGTYPLPEAQLDRFLLHVKLDYPDIAAEREILRLVRGEAQGESVAFGEKVSQAVIFSARRQALATYMSEAVEEYLLQFVFATRQPALYGKDLAGLVEFGASPRGTIALDRCARAHAWLRGRDYVVPEDVQAILKPVLRHRILLNFEAQADGMTTDRFLDTLLARVPVA is encoded by the coding sequence ATGAACCGGTCCATCCTCGGGCAGCCGCAGTTCGTGGACCTGCTGCTGGTGGCCGTGATCGCCGACGGGCACCTGCTGGTGGAAGGTGCGCCGGGTCTGGCCAAGACCAAGGCCATCAAGGCGCTGTCAAAAGCCATCGACTGCAACGAGCAGCGCATCCAGTTCACCCCGGACCTCCTGCCCTCCGACCTCACGGGCACGGACATCTACCGGCCCGAGGACGGCTCCTTCCGCTTCCAGCCCGGCCCGGTGTTCCACAATTTCATCCTCGCGGACGAGATCAACCGCGCGCCCGCCAAGGTGCAGGCGGCGCTGCTGGAAGCCATGGCGGAGCGGCAGGTGACGGTGGGCGGTGCCACCTATGCGCTGCCCAAGCTCTTCCTCGTGATGGCGACGCAGAACCCCATCGAGCAGGAGGGCACCTATCCGCTGCCCGAAGCCCAGCTCGACCGCTTCCTGCTGCATGTGAAGCTGGACTATCCCGACATCGCCGCCGAGCGCGAGATCCTGCGCCTCGTGCGCGGGGAAGCGCAGGGCGAGAGCGTCGCTTTCGGGGAGAAGGTGAGCCAGGCGGTCATCTTCTCCGCCCGCCGTCAGGCGCTCGCCACCTACATGTCCGAGGCGGTGGAGGAATATCTGCTCCAGTTCGTCTTCGCGACGCGCCAGCCGGCGCTCTATGGCAAGGATCTCGCCGGCCTCGTCGAATTCGGCGCCAGCCCGCGCGGCACCATCGCGCTGGACCGCTGCGCCCGCGCCCATGCCTGGCTGCGGGGCCGCGACTATGTGGTGCCCGAGGACGTGCAGGCCATCCTGAAACCCGTGCTGCGCCACCGCATCCTCCTCAATTTCGAGGCGCAGGCGGACGGCATGACCACCGACCGCTTCCTCGACACCCTGCTCGCCCGCGTGCCGGTGGCGTGA
- a CDS encoding DUF58 domain-containing protein: MSPSAPDYSGPAFTGLVARLDELIAARPGGRDGFGTSGRVRTRQMGGYRSPFRGRGMEFDEVRAYQPGDDIRTIDWRVTARTGRTHTKLFQEERERPVLILMDARAFMRFGTRACFKSVLAAKAAAVLAWTSMDGGDRVGGLLVTPYALKVFSAERSRSRVLGFVKGMAEATQVGFGAEPPEAEPSLAEAFARLRHAARPGTLVFIVSDFHDFDGEAAKELNRLSHHAHITNVFIYDALEAATPARGAYPVSDGEAVATLDADRDAVRQAYARRFAMRREAVEEAARSRGMSFLMLRTGEDPAEALHPERLARKMRAGAAA, encoded by the coding sequence ATGAGCCCATCCGCACCCGATTATTCCGGCCCGGCCTTCACCGGCCTCGTCGCCCGGCTGGACGAACTGATCGCCGCCCGTCCCGGCGGGCGGGACGGCTTCGGCACGTCCGGGCGCGTGCGCACGCGGCAGATGGGCGGCTATCGCTCGCCCTTCCGCGGACGGGGCATGGAGTTTGACGAGGTGCGCGCCTATCAGCCCGGCGACGACATCCGCACCATCGACTGGCGCGTCACCGCCCGCACCGGCCGCACCCACACCAAGCTCTTCCAGGAGGAGCGCGAGCGCCCGGTCCTCATCCTCATGGATGCACGGGCCTTCATGCGCTTCGGCACCCGCGCCTGCTTCAAGTCCGTGCTCGCCGCCAAGGCCGCCGCCGTGCTCGCCTGGACTTCCATGGACGGCGGCGACCGTGTGGGCGGGCTCCTCGTCACGCCCTATGCCCTCAAGGTCTTCAGCGCCGAGCGCAGCCGCTCGCGCGTGCTGGGCTTCGTGAAGGGCATGGCCGAGGCGACGCAGGTGGGCTTCGGCGCTGAACCGCCGGAGGCCGAACCATCTCTCGCCGAGGCCTTCGCCCGCCTGCGCCACGCGGCACGGCCTGGTACGCTGGTCTTCATCGTCAGCGATTTTCATGATTTCGACGGCGAGGCGGCCAAGGAGCTGAACCGCCTGTCGCACCATGCGCATATCACCAACGTCTTCATCTATGACGCGCTGGAGGCGGCAACACCGGCCCGCGGCGCCTATCCGGTGAGCGATGGAGAGGCGGTGGCGACGCTCGATGCCGACCGGGATGCCGTGCGGCAGGCCTATGCCCGGCGCTTCGCCATGCGCCGGGAGGCCGTGGAAGAGGCCGCCCGCTCGCGGGGCATGTCCTTCCTCATGCTGCGCACGGGGGAAGATCCGGCCGAGGCCCTCCACCCCGAGCGGCTGGCACGCAAGATGCGCGCGGGAGCGGCGGCTTGA
- a CDS encoding DUF4381 domain-containing protein — protein MIASLSLPRGDALLRLAQFQPAPGSAPAAAPGGADAGAQAPALQLDPGASDPLIALKDIHLPEPVSFWPLAPGWWMLLGLVIVLLLLAALLEWRRRQTLGYKAQRALDAIAKDTVRYADARAVGAEAAVLVRRILLSRGGAQAAVLTGADWQAYLAQGKGALPQEIGRFLAVAPYLPPGAQEAAGMDRAALVAALRRWIRGHA, from the coding sequence TTGATCGCGAGCCTCTCCCTGCCCCGCGGTGACGCGCTCCTGCGCCTCGCGCAGTTCCAGCCCGCGCCCGGCAGCGCCCCAGCCGCTGCGCCCGGTGGCGCGGATGCAGGCGCGCAGGCCCCGGCCCTTCAGCTCGATCCCGGCGCATCCGACCCGTTGATCGCGCTGAAGGACATCCATCTGCCGGAGCCCGTCTCCTTCTGGCCGCTGGCGCCGGGCTGGTGGATGCTGCTCGGCCTCGTCATCGTGCTTCTGCTGCTGGCCGCGCTGCTGGAATGGCGGCGGCGCCAGACCCTTGGCTACAAGGCCCAGCGGGCCCTCGACGCCATCGCGAAGGATACCGTCCGCTATGCCGACGCCCGGGCTGTCGGGGCAGAGGCGGCGGTGCTGGTGCGCCGCATCCTGCTGTCGCGCGGCGGCGCGCAGGCGGCCGTGCTCACCGGCGCCGACTGGCAGGCGTATCTCGCGCAGGGCAAGGGCGCCCTGCCGCAGGAGATCGGCCGCTTCCTCGCGGTCGCCCCCTATCTGCCGCCGGGTGCGCAGGAAGCGGCGGGCATGGACCGCGCCGCCCTCGTGGCTGCGCTGCGGCGCTGGATCCGGGGGCACGCATGA
- a CDS encoding vWA domain-containing protein yields MIQFQWLWAAALLPLPLLVRFLMPAAPKRRAGALRLPFFHEIAGAGLVSEGGRRRRLVRLALLSVIWLLLVGAAMRPAYVGKPVPIAVEGRDLMLAVDLSGSMSRQDLSYDNIPVDRLTIIKGVADDFIAKRKGDRIGLILFSTRAYVQAPLTFDRNVVRDLLRTSSIGMTGQETAIGDAIALAVKTLRTRPQEQRVLVLLTDGANNSGMLSPIPAAEIAKANGVKIYTIGVGADAFAVGQRMVNPSFDLDEGALEQIAQMTGGRYFRARDAAGLAAIYNDIDRMEPVSGEPLYLSPTVSLFQWPLGAALVLSFLLGLVWLWPARSRKAQAEAPAPNLEGAAP; encoded by the coding sequence ATGATCCAGTTCCAATGGCTCTGGGCCGCCGCCCTCCTGCCCCTGCCCCTGCTGGTGCGCTTCCTGATGCCGGCGGCGCCGAAGCGGCGCGCGGGCGCGCTGCGCCTGCCCTTCTTCCACGAGATCGCTGGCGCCGGCCTCGTCTCCGAGGGCGGACGGCGGCGGCGTCTGGTGCGCCTCGCGCTCCTGTCCGTCATCTGGCTGCTGCTGGTGGGCGCCGCCATGCGCCCGGCCTATGTGGGCAAGCCCGTGCCGATTGCGGTGGAGGGCCGTGATCTGATGCTGGCGGTGGACCTCTCCGGCTCCATGTCGCGCCAGGACCTGTCGTACGACAACATTCCGGTGGACCGGCTGACCATCATCAAGGGGGTTGCCGACGACTTCATCGCCAAGCGCAAGGGCGACCGCATCGGCCTCATCCTCTTCTCCACCCGCGCCTACGTGCAGGCGCCCCTCACCTTCGACCGCAACGTGGTGCGCGATCTGCTGCGCACGTCGTCCATCGGGATGACAGGGCAGGAGACCGCCATCGGCGATGCCATCGCGCTCGCCGTGAAGACCTTGCGCACCCGCCCACAGGAGCAGCGGGTGCTGGTGCTGCTGACGGACGGGGCCAACAATTCCGGCATGCTGAGCCCGATCCCGGCAGCGGAGATCGCCAAGGCCAATGGCGTGAAGATCTACACCATCGGTGTCGGCGCCGATGCCTTCGCCGTGGGCCAGCGGATGGTGAACCCTTCCTTCGACCTGGACGAAGGCGCGCTGGAGCAGATCGCCCAGATGACCGGCGGGCGCTATTTCCGCGCCCGCGATGCGGCTGGCCTTGCCGCCATCTATAATGACATCGACCGCATGGAGCCGGTGAGCGGCGAGCCGCTCTATCTCAGCCCCACCGTCTCGCTCTTCCAGTGGCCGCTAGGCGCGGCGCTCGTGCTGAGCTTCCTCTTGGGCCTCGTTTGGCTGTGGCCGGCCCGCAGCCGCAAGGCGCAGGCCGAAGCACCGGCACCGAACCTTGAGGGGGCCGCGCCATGA